In Clostridiales bacterium, one DNA window encodes the following:
- a CDS encoding DUF1538 domain-containing protein: MNVIFTKFKEVLFSVLPIFVLVLLLHFTKITPLDTKLLIRFIIGTVLILLGLTLFLIGVDIGIAPLGSLTGKSLVKSNKLWLAIIAALLLGFLVSIAEPGLIVFSNQVGVVTSSKIPGILVLVVVSVGFALLMSLGFVRFFYNIPLYVLFLVVYGIIFIFALFASPEFLAIAFDASGSTTGVLAVPFVLALSIGMSSLKKDSKASENDSFGLVATAGTGAVLSILILNLFYRNTQFTGSLDLDNPGPGSIIKAFTDILLTYFGQSALAIAPLTVILIILQIVVFKLSRKQFRRMLTGFIFAFLGLFIFLVGVNGGFMEIGISIGNSLALKENKAFIIIIGLFLGVVTILAEPAVHILTHQIEDVTSGYVSRKAVLVALSIGVGLAVMLSVIRVLVPQIQLWHYLLPGYVICLILMFFVPKLFIGMAFDAGVVATGPMTATFSLAFIQGAANAFAEANVLTEGFGMIAMVALFPILTLEILGLVFKIKSKVKGVSVD; the protein is encoded by the coding sequence TTGAATGTAATTTTCACTAAGTTTAAAGAAGTCTTATTTTCTGTATTGCCTATTTTTGTTTTGGTATTGCTTTTGCATTTTACTAAAATAACCCCTTTGGATACTAAACTACTTATCAGGTTTATTATTGGCACGGTTTTGATATTGCTGGGACTTACTTTGTTTTTGATAGGCGTGGATATCGGAATAGCGCCGCTTGGAAGCCTTACGGGCAAATCCTTAGTCAAGTCTAATAAGCTATGGCTGGCGATAATCGCCGCGCTGCTTTTGGGCTTTTTGGTGTCCATAGCCGAGCCGGGCTTGATAGTGTTTTCCAATCAGGTCGGGGTGGTTACCTCGTCCAAGATACCCGGCATTTTGGTTTTGGTTGTGGTGTCTGTCGGGTTTGCGCTTTTGATGTCGTTGGGATTTGTCAGGTTTTTTTATAATATACCTTTATATGTTTTGTTTTTGGTAGTGTATGGAATTATTTTTATTTTCGCGCTGTTTGCCTCGCCTGAGTTTTTGGCGATAGCCTTTGACGCCTCGGGATCGACCACGGGCGTTTTGGCCGTTCCCTTTGTTTTGGCGCTGTCAATAGGAATGTCCTCCTTAAAAAAAGACAGCAAGGCGTCCGAAAACGACAGCTTTGGCTTGGTCGCTACCGCGGGGACGGGCGCCGTTCTTTCAATATTGATATTAAATTTGTTTTATAGAAACACCCAGTTTACGGGCAGTTTGGATTTGGACAATCCCGGTCCGGGCTCTATAATAAAAGCGTTTACGGATATATTATTAACTTACTTTGGTCAAAGCGCTTTGGCGATAGCGCCGTTAACCGTTATTTTGATTATTCTCCAAATAGTTGTCTTTAAGCTCAGCAGAAAACAGTTTAGGCGAATGCTTACGGGATTTATATTTGCCTTTTTGGGATTGTTTATATTTTTGGTCGGTGTCAACGGCGGATTTATGGAGATAGGCATAAGCATAGGCAACAGCTTGGCGCTTAAAGAAAACAAGGCGTTTATAATAATTATAGGACTGTTTTTGGGCGTCGTGACCATTTTGGCGGAACCCGCCGTGCATATTTTGACGCACCAAATAGAAGATGTTACCAGCGGTTATGTGTCCAGAAAGGCGGTTTTGGTAGCGCTGTCAATCGGCGTGGGATTGGCCGTTATGCTGTCCGTTATCAGGGTTTTGGTCCCCCAAATTCAGTTATGGCACTATTTATTGCCCGGATATGTTATTTGCTTGATATTGATGTTTTTTGTGCCCAAACTTTTTATCGGCATGGCTTTTGACGCCGGCGTGGTCGCCACAGGACCGATGACGGCGACATTTAGCTTGGCGTTTATACAGGGGGCGGCAAACGCCTTCGCAGAGGCCAATGTTTTGACCGAAGGTTTTGGAATGATAGCCATGGTGGCGCTGTTCCCCATTTTGACTTTGGAAATTTTGGGCTTGGTGTTTAAGATTAAGTCAAAAGTGAAAGGAGTTTCAGTAGACTGA